One Anopheles marshallii chromosome 3, idAnoMarsDA_429_01, whole genome shotgun sequence genomic region harbors:
- the LOC128715508 gene encoding protein disabled — MRNATRTSDRGLMRHRNEPGRFFGDGVSFKAKLIGILEVGEARGDRMCQEALQDLKMAIRAAGEHKQRITIHVTIDGLRLRDEKTGDSLYHHPVHKISFIAQDMTDSRAFGYIFGSPDSGHRFFGIKTDKAASQVVLAMRDLFQVVFELKKKEIELARQHIQSKITAHEHQAVSASLVAKSNTTLDSSGGGGGGAGSGSSSYGKNHSSETGALVGALGGSSIVGPSSSVKMTAGKSEKSPESVADLVDLEQELSCIQRGITQMERITPSEGPGKSVLDDDPFGDSFANIPPSYNLLPPPESSKRHQKQTHRSTENLPTMESSPAVSSTPPPMPAPPIPTQPSASSGDAATATSHSHSSTASRSNNNPPPSQGAGGSTLTNSNSVQNDDWLNSPPNTSRFDPEPARYSDEPKNSDETGKTPQSSGAAQPSSYTDVFTDLDPLGTGKIKPYIDKKYFFQELKNPPKKVLKDLSGKESTFNANFAPEDQTSSQMLQQSLAGGSATLNASNISTLASGSGDLFKASFDEAQSMKNNNGGETTTSGSDVGISAGGGNSNNMPLIESLVGSGSTKASVDPFMEDDDFSKLQLDPFEVHFSRNASPRNAGGGGAQQEGRRPSDTEETSNKSCAEDKDASVYNGPLQVNLPPESWASYISQKRLERQTSEANAAQAQTGGPNAHRNRPAASSVFKQNTVDVISSLSSSSKKMKPNLFGQKFSKRDSNSINMRRLQESDSLSETEMAPEPPPRPDSGSHIEPPPLPPKKQFADIVIRPSLRSSHATGSSAGSGTVPVHGPRERYDYVGSKYDSNRSPSSGGPGSDAPPLPLPSRKVGRTAGETVGPGRPQKKCTDDDDYLAPIGKVDIPTLLPPPQRKDASKTTRITRKQSETDPRNLDEPTPPPTSKSPSGSGVGHFSKELDHHQQTTSSSASFLPDITLSQLLTLGIDELATKLNVPVSKLSTMTLVELTTYLSEFIENSKYSAAPPPPSAAPSWATSSSISQDNTAGLDGSISESPVFKVNFDDVNDAMFVAKFDDNFGEEERPRSGSTVGDSGRAGSGTFVANFDNMNLHPSSSGTNASHSPKPVIDKYAVFREIIEQEIGPDGTTSELGQTDHDQEQQRSTQSDPADSLDLQKEVASEMSRLSPAFIGSDGGMVGSSPLPTLGSHSFGGSSASPLTTGPPLTKIDTKITQVISQAKDRYAALRDIILVEDLFEKPAQAPMARMESSSFEDRELDDDAKFEANFDDMEPAVQQQETTSPEINISDADMNEDELQQQSQGQGDLHGGDGGSFRSATTPREDLEIDELMQQAVSNLSLHSNDQLSPAPTGTNAQSGLTVKGSPLLQHTSTSPYRPTNMSTSTTLLNDMIAPKNKSPTSGGSSTMVQYETLSLGHNAQSGRGIGGLSDMSTSPIPPLGSKSSGMAKSPILKPSPMSRRSDEGIRSKPTPAPRGPSSTDKRSSGSMSDGDGESSPEGDNNEDGKPSRMTPTNANESWAVFDQPEPSSHHPSKRQDLRHDPVRGDGGRRSGDKNGPESPCSSDPKDEWTKADLREYGRRWPSKGHTSSSSRDVSPWDEEGPDYRKRSSMHPSGGDPSMRHHHPTSGERYHHPRMPPRRINSNDEDYEDEIVKDQRGQQRRRMKSGVGSRSRDNFEDEHWYHDHHVGPTWSSPTEDEDTRGPPGGERGSRSFDRNAYERSTYGPPYEKREPKSLPPAYDRRDYKGYDKRKYYREREPSRGGSGGGGRYDYDPYAADGGYGGRRPDYDDGMYERPSRDSRAAREYFYERERKSFDRESNESYDSRERQRSFGSGDIYGSLDSRAEYRERDRYLSLDKSRSLRRGLRNAGSARLDQDLDQDSEGDLMGGMTMGGGRSGLRDVGGNSLHRSSQNIGRGSKQQQQQQMMMMLDDDVWGVSKGGVSSAATMPWKRPSSATEQQEQRRYNEGGRSGRGMVPVGGPGSDGEKDRRFRKKSRTRAERKDMEMRSNYATMRYPVRSKEDYFDFDAPEGGRVVAGVDDDEEEDDEDDVPGGKNILDEPLDDSPAYYGGRRQPQGGPLPGSTGYYGKSSTPRQEGRSMNDALIAQEAKKMARYEYEEEALRRMKKSNSRDLYFEAGRGEGGGYGSVTPPKGNIQKQHSHNAPQSSAGRQLDFEFDEFADPSGPPAGGDGFESDFNSPPIGGAGTGGPIAGGRGEGQKSYRFSSDFSNDKERGHYAHEPPGGYHRQQHYKNHPGGGSYADTGDYPQHSQSLQQAPSSSTPPPASSSSGHHHHREQSSSGSKLRFNENVTVSKFDAEATTMFEDDFAGRSDAEQDPEDGQQHGQQQGWSSASIATSPAPPAATSNNGSNKKILKTSSQAGHHQQQQQQQLFNQDNIRKSDSINIFAKKVDDPFEDDDFFSSSGGGRGDPFGGNGGADAVGHGAGSGAGATGTGPTGWDKNFANFDDNI; from the exons ATGAGAAACGCAACGCGCACATCCGATCGTGGGCTTATGCGAC ATCGAAACGAACCCGGGCGGTTCTTCGGCGATGGTGTAAGCTTCAAGGCCAAACTCATCGGCATCCTAGAGGTCGGCGAAGCCCGAGGAGACCGGATGTGCCAGGAGGCACTGCAG GACCTCAAAATGGCAATACGCGCCGCAGGAGAACACAAGCAACGCATCACGATACACGTCACGATCGATGGTTTACGATTGAGAGACGAAAAAACTGGC GATTCTCTCTATCACCATCCCGTGCACAAAATATCGTTTATCGCCCAGGACATGACGGATTCGCGTGCATTTGGCTATATTTTTGGTTCCCCCGATAGTGGGCATCGGTTTTTCGGCATCAAAACCGACAAAGCCGCCAGCCAGGTGGTGCTGGCAATGCGCGACCTGTTTCAGGTCGTGTTCGagctgaagaagaaagagaTTGAGCTGGCCCGGCAGCACATTCAGAGTAAAATCACAGCCCACGAACATCAGGCCGTGTCCGCATCTTTGGTAGCGAAGAGCAACACCACACTGGACAGTtctggtggtggaggaggaggagcgGGAAGCGGTAGCTCGAGCTATGGAAAGAATCATTCTAGTGAGACGGGTGCGTTGGTGGGAGCGCTGGGTGGATCGTCGATTGTGGGCCCAAGCAGTAGTGTTAAGATGACCGCAGGGAAGAGTGAAAAATCGCCCGAATCGGTGGCCGATCTGGTGGATCTCGAGCAAGAATTGAGCTGTATTCAACGAGGCATAACGCAGATGGAACGCATTACGCCTAGTGAGGGACCGGGGAAAAGTGTTTTGGACGATGATCCGTTTGGCGATTCGTTTGCCAATATTCCGCCG TCCTACAATCTTCTACCACCACCAGAGTCGAGCAAACGGCATCAGAAACAAACGCACCGTTCGACTGAAAACTTGCCAACGATGGAATCGAGTCCTGCAGTATCCTCAACACCTCCTCCAATGCCAGCACCACCCATTCCAACACAACCAAGCGCTTCTAGTGGTGATGCTGCAACGGCGACTTCACATTCACATTCTTCTACTGCTAGTCGTAGCAATAACAATCCACCACCATCGCAGGGTGCCGGTGGAAGCACATTGACTAATAGCAACTCGGTACAGAACGATGATTGGCTAAATTCGCCGCCAAACACGTCACGATTCGATCCGGAACCAGCACGTTATTCAGACGAACCAAAGAACTCTGACGAGACGGGAAAG ACTCCACAGTCGAGCGGTGCAGCGCAGCCTTCATCGTATACGGATGTTTTTACCGATCTGGACCCGCTGGGAACGGGCAAAATAAAGCCATACATCGACAAAAAATACTTCTTCCAAGAGCTCAAGAATCCACCAAAGAAGGTGTTGAAAGATCTGTCCGGAAAGGAAAGCACGTTCAATGCAAATTTTGCACCGGAAGATCAAACGTCCTCGCAGATGTTGCAGCAAAGCCTGGCTGGAGGGTCAGCAACGTTAAATGCAAGTAACATTTCCACCCTTGCCAGCGGTAGTGGTGATCTGTTTAAGGCCAGCTTTGACGAGGCACAATCGATGAAGAATAATAACGGCGGTGAAACGACAACAAGTGGAAGCGATGTGGGAATATCTGCTGGCGGTGGCAATAGCAATAACATGCCACTCATCGAGTCACTAGTCGGAAGCGGTTCAACCAAAGCTTCGGTTGATCCGTTTATGGAGGATGACGATTTTTCGAAACTTCAGCTCGATCCGTTCGAGGTACACTTCTCTCGAAACGCATCACCACGCAATGCGGGAGGAGGTGGTGCCCAGCAGGAAGGAAGGAGACCATCCGATACGGAGGAAACTTCAAACAAATCCTGCGCTGAGGATAAGGATGCTTCAGTATACAATGGGCCGCTACAGGTAAACCTTCCGCCCGAATCGTGGGCTAGCTACATTAGCCAGAAGCGCCTTGAGCGACAAACTTCCGAAGCGAATGCTGCCCAGGCACAAACCGGTGGACCGAACGCGCATCGCAACAGACCGGCAGCCAGCAGTGTATTCAAGCAGAATACCGTCGACGTGATCTCTAGTCTAAGCTCCAGTTCCAAAAAGATGAAACCGAACCTGTTTGGACAAAAGTTCTCcaaacgcgactcaaacagcATAAATATGCGCCGGCTACAGGAAAGTGATTCCCTGAGCGAAACGGAAATGGCACCGGAGCCACCGCCCCGTCCCGATTCTGGCTCGCACATCGAACCACCACCGTTGCCTCCGAAGAAGCAATTTGCTGACATTGTCATCCGACCGTCACTGAGATCATCTCATGCTACTGGAAGCAGTGCCGGGTCCGGCACAGTACCCGTCCATGGGCCCAGAGAGCGATATGATTACGTTGGTTCCAAATACGACAGCAATCGATCGCCATCGAGTGGTGGACCCGGATCGGATGCTCCGCCGTTGCCGCTACCATCGCGCAAGGTTGGTCGTACAGCGGGCGAAACTGTTGGTCCCGGACGACCTCAGAAAAAATGCACCGATGACGATGACTATCTGGCACCGATCGGGAAGGTGGACATACCGACGCTACTGCCACCGCCACAACGCAAGGACGCATCGAAGACGACACGCATCACCAGAAAGCAATCGGAAACAGATCCTCGCAATCTCGACGAACCAACGCCTCCACCGACATCGAAATCACCGTCCGGCAGTGGAGTGGGACATTTTTCGAAGGAACTCGATCACCATCAGCAAACGACGTCCTCGTCCGCTTCGTTCCTACCCGACATTACGCTCAGTCAATTACTAACGCTCGGCATCGATGAGCTGGCCACGAAGCTGAACGTCCCCGTGTCCAAGCTGAGCACAATGACCCTCGTCGAGCTGACCACGTACCTGTCTGAGTTTATCGAAAACAGTAAATACTCGGCCGCACCGCCACCGCCCTCAGCAGCACCATCTTGGGCaacgagcagcagcatcagccaGGACAATACGGCCGGGTTGGATGGAAGTATCAGTGAATCGCCCGTATTTAAGGTGAACTTTGATGATGTGAACGATGCCATGTTTGTGGCCAAGTTTGATGACAATTTTGGCGAAGAGGAACGGCCACGCAGTGGATCGACGGTGGGGGATAGCGGAAGAGCAGGTTCGGGAACGTTTGTGGCAAACTTCGATAATATGAATCTACATCCGTCTTCTTCCGGTACCAATGCATCTCattcgccgaaaccggttatAGATAAGTATGCAGTGTTCCGGGAAATAATTGAACAAGAAATCGGTCCAGACGGAACAACAAGCGAATTGGGACAAACAGATCATGACCAGGAGCAACAACGATCGACACAGAGTGATCCTGCCGATTCGCTTGATTTGCAAAAGGAAGTGGCCTCGGAAATGAGTCGTCTCTCGCCGGCCTTCATCGGTAGTGATGGTGGAATGGTGGGCTCCTCGCCATTACCTACGCTTGGCTCACATTCCTTTGGAGGATCTTCCGCCAGTCCCCTAACTACCGGACCTCCTTTAACAAAGATCGATACAAAAATTACGCAGGTAATTTCCCAGGCAAAGGATCGCTATGCGGCATTGCGGGACATTATTTTGGTGGAAGATCTGTTCGAAAAGCCCGCTCAGGCTCCGATGGCGCGAATGGAATCATCCTCGTTCGAAGACCGTGAGTTGGACGATGATGCCAAGTTCGAGGCCAACTTTGACGATATGGAACCGGCGGTACAGCAGCAAGAAACGACCTCGCCAGAGATCAATATTTCCGATGCGGATATGAATGAGGATGAGTTGCAGCAACAGTCACAGGGCCAGGGAGACTTGCACGGCGGTGACGGAGGTTCGTTCCGTAGCGCAACAACTCCACGCGAAGATCTAGAAATCGACGAACTGATGCAGCAAGCGGTTTCGAATCTTTCCCTGCACAGCAACGATCAACTCTCACCGGCTCCAACTGGAACCAACGCACAGTCGGGACTGACGGTGAAAGGAagtccactgttgcagcaCACTTCGACCTCACCTTACCGGCCCACCAATATGTCCACTTCCACCACGTTACTGAACGATATGATCGCACCGAAAAATAAATCTCCAACtagcggcggcagcagcaccatGGTTCAGTACGAAACTCTCTCCCTAGGACATAACGCACAATCGGGTCGTGGGATCGGCGGTTTAAGCGATATGAGTACATCACCCATTCCACCATTAGGTTCTAAGTCATCCGGAATGGCCAAGAGCCCCATCCTCAAACCATCTCCAATGTCTCGGAGAAGCGATGAAGGTATTAGAAGTAAACCAACACCGGCCCCGCGCGGTCCGTCGTCGACCGATAAGCGTTCGTCCGGTTCTATGAGCGATGGCGATGGTGAGTCGTCACCAGAAGGAGATAACAACGAAG ATGGTAAACCGTCTCGCATGACTCCTACCAATGCCAATGAATCGTGGGCAGTTTTTGATCAGCCAGAACCATCGTCACACCACCCTTCCAAAAGACAAGATTTGCGCCATGATCCTGTACGTGGCGATGGTGGAAGAA GAAGTGGCGATAAAAATGGACCTGAGTCACCTTGTTCCTCTGACCCAAAAGACGAATGGACAAAGGCAGATCTGCGCGAATATGGACGTCGATGGCCGTCAAAAGGTCACACCTCGTCATCGTCACGGGACGTTAGTCCCTGGGACGAGGAAGGTCCGGACTATCGCAAACGCTCCTCGATGCATCCGTCCGGGGGTGATCCGTCGATGCGTCATCACCATCCTACCTCGGGTGAACGCTATCATCATCCGCGCATGCCGCCGCGGCGTATCAATTCGAACGATGAAGACTACGAGGACGAGATCGTGAAGGATCAGCGAGGTCAACAGCGTCGTCGCATGAAGAGTGGTGTCGGTTCGCGAAGCCGGGACAATTTCGAGGATGAACACTGGTATCACGATCATCACGTCGGCCCAACGTGGTCTTCACCGACGGAGGATGAAGACACGCGAGGCCCACCGGGTGGTGAGCGTGGATCGCGATCGTTCGATCGGAACGCTTATGAACGCAGCACGTATGGACCGCCGTACGAGAAGCGGGAACCAAAAAGCTTACCACCAGCGTACGATCGTCGGGATTACAAGGGCTACGACAAGCGGAAGTACTATCGGGAAAGAGAACCATCGCGCGGaggcagtggtggtggtggtcgatACGATTACGATCCATATGCTGCCGATGGTGGTTACGGAGGCAGAAGGCCAGATTACGATGATGGCATGTACGAACGGCCGAGCCGGGATTCGCGGGCAGCTCGAGAATATTTCTACGAGCGCGAGCGTAAGAGCTTTGACCGCGAGAGCAATGAGTCGTACGACAGTCGCGAACGTCAGCGCAGCTTCGGCAGTGGCGATATCTATGGTAGTCTGGACAGTCGAGCGGAATATCGCGAAAGAGATCGATACTTATCGCTGGACAAAAGCCGCTCCCTGCGACGTGGCCTACGCAACGCTGGCAGTGCCCGGCTAGATCAGGACCTGGATCAGGATTCCGAGGGTGACCTAATGGGTGGTATGACGATGGGTGGTGGACGGTCGGGTCTGCGCGATGTCGGAGGCAACAGTTTACATCGTTCTAGTCAAAATATTGGACGtggcagcaaacaacaacagcagcagcagatgatgatgatgctagACGATGACGTTTGGGGGGTTTCTAAGGGTGGCGTCAGTTCAGCGGCTACTATGCCGTGGAAGAGGCCCTCGAGCGCAACGGAGCAGCAGGAACAGCGACGGTACAACGAAGGCGGACGAAGCGGGCGTGGAATGGTACCGGTCGGTGGTCCCGGTTCGGACGGTGAAAAGGACCGAAGGTTTCGCAAGAAGAGTCGAACGCGGGCCGAACGGAAAGACATGGAGATGCGTTCGAACTACGCGACGATGCGATATCCGGTGCGTTCCAAAGAGGATTATTTCGACTTTGATGCACCGGAAGGCGGCCGCGTCGTTGCAGGCGTAGACgacgatgaggaggaggatgatgaagatgatgtcCCGGGGGGTAAGAACATTCTGGACGAGCCGTTGGACGATAGTCCAGCGTACTACGGTGGCCGTAGACAGCCTCAGGGAGGACCGCTGCCAGGATCAACCGGATACTACGGTAAATCATCCACCCCGCGACAGGAAGGACGCAGCATGAACGATGCGCTCATCGCACAAGAAGCGAAAAAGATGGCACGCTATGAGTACGAAGAGGAAGCCCTCAGGCGCATGAAGAAAAGCAATAGTCGAGATCTGTACTTTGAAGCTGGCCGGGGGGAAGGTGGAGGATATGGCAGTGTGACTCCACCGAAGGGCAACATTCAAAAGCAACATTCACACAACGCGCCCCAGAGTTCCGCTGGTCGGCAGCTAGACTTTGAGTTTGATGAGTTCGCTGATCCATCTGGGCCTCCTGCCGGTGGGGATGGGTTCGAAAGTGATTTTAACTCCCCGCCAATCGGTGGTGCCGGGACGGGGGGACCTATTGCCGGGGGTAGAGGTGAAGGGCAGAAGTCGTATCGTTTTTCGAGCGATTTCTCCAATGATAAGGAACGCGGCCATTACGCACACGAACCTCCAGGCGGATACCATCGCCAGCAGCACTACAAGAATCATCCTGGCGGAGGCAGCTACGCTGATACGGGTGATTATCCACAACACTCACAATCATTGCAGCAGGCTCCGTCATCGTCGACACCTCCACCGGCATCTTCCTCATCCgggcatcatcaccatcgggAGCAGTCCAGCAGTGGTTCGAAGCTGCGCTTCAATGAAAATGTCACCGTGTCGAAGTTTGACGCAGAGGCAACGACCATGTTCGAGGACGACTTTGCTGGACGGTCCGATGCGGAACAGGATCCCGAAGATGGGCAGCAGCATGGTCAACAGCAAGGTTGGTCTTCGGCAAGCATCGCAACCAGTCCGGCTCCACCAGCAGCGACAAGCAATAATGGTAGTAACAAAAAGATATTAAAAACCTCTAGTCAAGCAGggcatcatcaacagcagcagcagcaacagctgtTTAACCAGGATAACATACGCAAATCGGACAGTATTAacatttttgccaaaaaggtcgACGATCCGTTTGAGGATGATGATTTCTTCTCCTCCTCCGGTGGTGGCCGTGGAGACCCGTTCGGTGGTAATGGTGGTGCCGACGCTGTCGGTCACGGAGCGGGCAGCGGAGCAGGTGCCACCGGCACCGGTCCGACCGGGTGGGACAAAAACTTTGCAAATTTTGACGATAACATCTGA
- the LOC128714814 gene encoding zonadhesin-like, whose amino-acid sequence MDTNVRLLLSVNLLLVLLGCLPSLTTARRASQKCCGPNEVLLWCPPVCEPTCDNDCVPTPTGIPMETCVCKPGFVRHQGRCIEKCECPAPCPPTAPPTECPPPMTTPRPCAQTFYGVGRNGDDLSPPRLHYPRPFSQPGPYSMMSQSQNLSSCSNYLYRPVRPCPPKPERTTTMSPFEVCPPNEVQQPSPICCEETCTSNCAAVLCPAQPPTGPLVCTCDSGFVRHEGRCIAREQCPVEEPVKFCGPNAHYSPCTPCCQQTCDNDCSKIFCIAACTGPPTCVCNEGYVLHEGRCILPSECPRKCPPTTVAPPHAYYYTERPCPPVCPPGARLLPYRPCCVDTCTTDCRLVRCAPTNDDTPTCVCQNGLVMHNNRCIPREHCPSTNQPTYGCYGGSHSNRY is encoded by the exons ATGGACACCAACGTCCGGCTGTTGCTTTCGGTCAATCTTCTACTGGTGCTGTTGGGTTGTTTACCCAGCCTGACGACTGCCCGCCGTGCTAGTCAAA AATGTTGTGGACCGAACGAGGTCCTCCTCTGGTGTCCGCCTGTGTGTGAACCAACGTGCGACAATGACTGTGTACCGACGCCAACCGGCATCCCGATGGAGACTTGCGTTTGCAAACCAGGATTCGTGCGCCACCAGGGACGGTGCATCGAAAAGTGCGAATGTCCGGCACCGTGTCCTCCAACAGCGCCACCAACAGAGTGTCCACCACCGATGACGACACCGAGACCTTGCGCACAAACCTTCTACGGTGTGGGCCGTAATGGTGATGACCTTTCACCGCCCAGACTGCATTATCCGCGCCCCTTCTCACAACCCGGTCCGTACTCCATGATGTCACAGTCCCAGAATCTCTCGTCATGCTCCAACTATCTCTACCGTCCGGTGCGACCATGCCCTCCGAAACCAGAACGCACGACGACGATGTCACCGTTTGAGGTGTGTCCTCCGAACGAGGTGCAGCAACCTTCTCCAATCTGCTGCGAGGAAACGTGCACCAGTAACTGTGCGGCGGTACTCTGTCCTGCGCAGCCTCCGACGGGTCCGTTGGTGTGCACCTGCGACAGTGGCTTCGTGCGGCATGAGGGTCGGTGTATAGCGCGCGAACAGTGTCCCGTGGAGGAGCCGGTTAAGTTCTGTGGACCAAACGCCCATTACAGTCCCTGTACGCCCTGCTGTCAGCAAACCTGCGACAACGATTGTAGCAAGATCTTCTGCATAGCGGCCTGTACGGGACCACCGACCTGTGTCTGTAACGAGGGGTATGTGCTGCACGAGGGACGATGCATACTGCCGTCGGAGTGTCCGCGAAAGTGTCCACCGACTACGGTAGCGCCTCCTCACGCGTACTATTATACGGAAAGGCCGTGTCCGCCCGTATGTCCACCGGGTGCAAGGCTTTTACCGTACAGGCCCTGTTGCGTGGACACTTGTACGACGGACTGTCGTTTAGTACGTTGCGCGCCAACCAACGACGACACTCCGACCTGTGTGTGTCAAAATGGACTAGTGATGCACAATAATCGATGTATTCCGCGCGAACATTGTCCGAGTACGAACCAACCAACGTACGGTTGCTACGGTGGTAGTCACTCGAATCGATACTAA